Below is a window of Cataglyphis hispanica isolate Lineage 1 chromosome 2, ULB_Chis1_1.0, whole genome shotgun sequence DNA.
cttttaggcaaattattttcattgatactttaaaagaatcttttatatGTCTCGTGAGAATGTATTATTACACAGAATCATACTTTTTTGTTACACTTATCACAATGATAGGCGTCTGCACCTTCTAGCAATTCACCCTTTACGTATTGCTCAAGAGAATCCAATAAATTACTGTGATTACGTATGTCCACACTTATCACACTGAATGGTTCCTCTTTGGAATATCTGAAGACAATGTAATGCGGTATTACAGTCtaccgaaaaaaataaaatgtaaaaactaaAAAGGTACCTATGAGGGCAACCTTTGCAGATTTTCTGGTCGCTATACGAGCCACCAAGAATCTTGCCCATTATTTGCTCATGTCCCAAAGCTTTCAATGCTTCATCTAAACTCTCTACTAGACTCATGAAAAATTCTACTGCGTCCTGCTGTTCTCTAAGATTTACAGGTTCTCCTTGAAGCCTATATAGATCAAATTCTCTCATTAATCATTTAAcgcataatgtataaaatactaaaatttatattaataaaactataatagaCGCAAGTATATGCTAACTTTACACTtaacattcaaaaataaaattgtacttATTCTTACTTGAAATGCTTCCATAATCCTCTaggtatataatattgtaatttgctGTAAGCCAAGTGACCAAATATTGCTTGTACTTGCTTTAAAATACCAATGTTATATTCCTTTCTAGATTCATCAGCACCGCACTTTTCTTCATTCGTATCATTGTCGTTCGTCTCGATTGTCTGCTCCCCTTCGATCCTCTCCTCGCCTGAGAAATCCTCATTTAAATCAGTTGCTGCACCTTCTGCCGCTAAAAGTCCGACTCTAATGCTCTCCACCATATATAATTGCTGTAATACTGAATTCATATAACAGGTTGCCCCTGCATTCTTCAAGCCTACAAAGCCTTTAAGTGGTCTATGTCCCACAGGTGGTAGATAATCCCATTCTGCTAATGGTTCGTCCTTCTCGGAATAGAACATGTCGGTGAGCATTGTGACTAGAAGTTTCATGTTGGGTACACAACCTACGCAAAGACCTACGAGCAAGTCGAACGCGGCGCTAGTCGATTGAGGAGTGCTACAAACCGGACACGCTTGCGATGGGCTCAGTTCGCCAGTACTGCGAAGCTGCAGCATCAGACGAGACGCAGGGAACACAAAGTCCTCGACCAATTCCTTGATTAAGTTAACGCCGTGCTTTTCATCAGAACCAATCTCGTATTTTTGGCTAGGTGGCAAGAAGGCCAACAGTTCTTTAGTTAGACCGAGGTGACCCTCGAGTAAGGCTTCATCTACCTGAGTCTCTCCGGTTTCCTTCATGTTATCTCGAACTTTCTTCAACCACGCAATTTCCACATTTAATAGCGTCTCTGCGGTTGTCAAAGGACAACCTGACATATGCGCAAAGTTCAACAATCGGCACAGAAGCTGAAAGTATTCGTGACTCTGTTTCGCGTTCTCCATAACGATAGTATTTAAAACGGCGAAAAGAAGAGTTATGGTAACCAGTAGCGTTTGATGTCCGCCGCTGCACCACGtcgagataagaaaaaattgttcgcTAGCGGCAATTCTAATAGCCCTCGATGTACTAAGTAACACTAGGTCTATCAGGAAGGTATGCCATATTTTGTCACGCGACAATGTTTCTAATGCCGATGGATTCAACACAAGAGCGATTGTCAGTACTTCGAGTGCTTCCTTACACACAAGGACATCGTTGTTATCAGGATTTCTCTGTTCCTTCTGATTAATCTCGTGCATCGAGTGAAGGACCTCGTTCGACGCGTTGATATTATTCAAGTTACCCGTGGATGCAGCCCACGCTAATCTAATTATGGCACGTATAGTAGCCACATCCGGTAATTCCCACGAAAGAGCCTGCACAAAGAGTTGCCGACATCGATCGGCTTCCGGTCCACCAGACAGCATTCGATGGGACAGATGCTGCGCCAGTTTGGCTGCTACGCTTCTCAACATGTATTCGGTACTTTGATTCGGTACACTCTGAAGAGCCTGTTTCAATACTGCCACTCGACCGCGATTATTAACGTGATTATCGTGATTCTCCGGAGTCCCGGTTTGTTGAACTTCGTCCATCACACAAGCCATCACGTTACCCATCACTGTCAGAAGAAGCTTGCACAGTCTCAGCACCGTTAGGTACGCAGAACGTTTTGTGGTTTCGTCCGCATTTGGTAAAAACTTGTTTTTGGTTAGCATATCGAGGATGACACCCGCTTCGCcgctttttatgaaattatattgaaattcaaATGCTCTATCCGACATAGGTTCGAGAGCCGGCATTAACAAAGTATACAAtacctaaaaataaaaaagtagcgTTAATAAcagtacaaatataaaaggataaaatttatttaatgcacaCTCACCtctaaattgtataaaacttGGCTAGGACTTGcagtaaaaaatagagaatctACCGTCGTATTCTGCTCGTTACAATGATACTGAGAGGGGTTTTGTAAAGCTTCGTCGTCTTTGTAATGACCAAACAACCACTGTAATCTTGTTACAGTGAAGGTATCCGGCGGCACTAATTGCAGGAGATTTCGCGCACCGTCACGCAATTGTGAATGTTGAAGCATACAGCCAAGATCTGCCAATTGAAAGAAGAATGTCGCGTATTGCGATCTCTGCGACATGACCTAAAAATGAAATAGCACGattacaagaatataaaatgcgggattcaatataattaaattttatattactaaactTACCACACCAGGCAAACTATTCTCTGCCTCTACATTCAGCCCGTCGTACGGGTGATGCGGGGAACTAGTAGAGCTGTCAGAGCTACTATCCGGTGAGCTTGGCATATTGCTATTTACTTGACTGAGCTTGGCAGATAACAACTAAACGAAAAACATGTTCATAAATcacatattctttatatatataatttttttagctttgTCTTCTATTAATATTCACCATTTTATCTCTCAATGGAATCTGAGAAAGGAGTTTCCTATCATCGGACTGTTCCAGCGAATCtccattaataaataaatcgagtTTCACATTCGTCCCGCTTGCTTTAATCCTACGTAGTATTTGACGTCTCAATGAAGCTAATGTGTCATTACTATGCGTGAAGATATCTATGTCATCAACATTTCGACCGGGACTCGCAAAACGAATAACAAGTGAGAGATGCTTGCCACGAGCCGCTCTGTAATCAGAATAGATATTGTACTTacgctgtatatatatttataaaaaaaaaattctttttattaactattatgtAACTATAATTTTACCTATGCAATGGTAATATTTTCCGTTCCCCTGGAAAAGCTGTATCGCACtcgtttatatattcttgcaaAACTTTCATAACGCGACACATTTTTATGGcttccattttaattttatttgtcatttgtTCTTCGCGTTCCTCTTTTCCATCCAAATATACTCTACTCAAAACAGTCACAGTATCATAATGAGCTTTCAGTCTGTCCATACATTCCGCTATATACGTTTCATGAAATGCCAAAACAGATGATTGTAGCCGTGGTCCTAAATTGGTATTCACTTCCTTTAAGAGTTCTATGCCCCTATTTGCAATTTCCTCTGGGCTATTTGTTACTAcctgtaaataaataagattatcattatacaaaaatatatacatataaaataagatggaaaaatgtgaaaatcctaaaaaattataacatcaaagaaataaattcaaatatatgttacatactCTCCATAAATAATCAGTCCCAATTAAATCCACGTCATCCATGAGAAATGTTCTAcgtttcaatttcaattttccttCTTTAGAATTAACagctttaaaaaatctttcataaCATTTAATACCACTTTCTGTAAGTAATGTCGGATCTAATTgcagtatattattttgaaaaaagtctTTGTTTATTGCTGGATCTAGATCTGGTTCATCTCCCATAAGCTTGGAGAACCATTTAAAGCACGCCTCGCGATCAGAAACAAATACACCCTGCTCGGCTAAACATTGCCAAATCTGCTCCGCTTGAtcagcgcataaccataattGTCCATCCTGAAAAatccatatattattttttaacagaaatttatttttatgtgttttaTTCCAGAATCTGAAATGTACCTTTAGAAGAAAACGCAAGAAATTCAATCTTTCCTGCACTTGCATAATATGATTGTATCGACCGTCAGGCATAAAAGTATTTGCATCAATTTCAGGATTTTCCTTTACCAATTGTCGCACTTTAtccatataatttgttaagcTATTTGTTACAAGTATCACTACTGAATGTTCACTCTGCAAACGTTCTATTACTTCTTGCCTATGTAGTATTAATAAAGAGTATCATCAATAATAGTAATGCAATGTGTGTCTACATgtattgtatgtatacatatataacatatatatagatataatatataaatcataccTGTAGTGTAAATGATGACTACGTTGACTATGACCTAAGTTGGGATTTGGTTCATAAAGGCAACATATTTCGCGAATTTGCTTTAATGCAGGAAGAGCCCACTTATCAccatttttcaattcttcaaCACATTTATCCAGCCAGATTGTCTTTTGCGCGTCTCTTTCTTGCGAACATGAATAATCAAGAATCTTTACATGAGCATTCAACGCCTGATCCATAATTTCTGTAGGGACTTCATCAGAATGAGCCAAAGTCCAAAAAAGTGTCAACACCTGATgataaaaacaatacaaaagcatttcaaaatttccgagatatatttatatgaacacGTACTTAAGATTAAGAATCATCTCACCTTGTGCGCCATAACGCCATCCTTATCATCCTCTGCAAGTCTCCTAatcaattctaataatttttctcgctGTTTTTTATTGGCAGTCCTCCAACTTGTCtaaaaaattgcacatttgttaaattttatgcaatttaaattttataatagagtaTCATTATATACTATTGTAATAGATACCTGAAAACACTCAAATAAATGGTCAAGTTGTTCAGGACTAAAATCCCAAGCTAACTTGGCTAATAAATCATGAACGTTTTTCACAATCGCCTCGTGTTTACCAGCTTGAGCTGCCCAAACAGCATCCAAGTCTTCTAGTGTAAGTGCacgttcttttataataaagcgtAAAATCTTCTCCAGTTTTTCTACATATTGTGGCTGATGCAACGAATCTCTTAATACAATTTCCAATACTCCATTGTCCTTAATCCATTTctgtatcataaataaatacttcttacataatctt
It encodes the following:
- the LOC126858711 gene encoding probable ubiquitin carboxyl-terminal hydrolase FAF-X → MTIATRGQGVGIDPPDSQQNTQMHSPPGPQQLADTMSGLQLTENVVQTECNNDAITATEDSSQFHGEPDFPISKLNMLHEKISSPRWVVPVLPEQELECLLQASIELCKKGIDVQSEACQRFFREGLTISFTKILTDDAVNSWKLNIHNCINANCARLVELCVLKLDEDWFPLLDLLAMVFNPSNKFHTFNAVRVSETVPPGSDIPDEELYARPPPDSRSPRGWLVDLINRFGSLNGFEILLSRFQSGRNLTVPVIYALIRPFGLCYELLTVHTIVKYLMPIVEMVPLILNNLTDDELKKEAKNESKNDAISAIIKAAKCLVSRVPHQEEMIKNLEILRLKMILRLLQISSFNGKMNALNEVNKVISSVTYHQHRNTIVEEEEWLTAERMAKWIKDNGVLEIVLRDSLHQPQYVEKLEKILRFIIKERALTLEDLDAVWAAQAGKHEAIVKNVHDLLAKLAWDFSPEQLDHLFECFQTSWRTANKKQREKLLELIRRLAEDDKDGVMAHKVLTLFWTLAHSDEVPTEIMDQALNAHVKILDYSCSQERDAQKTIWLDKCVEELKNGDKWALPALKQIREICCLYEPNPNLGHSQRSHHLHYRQEVIERLQSEHSVVILVTNSLTNYMDKVRQLVKENPEIDANTFMPDGRYNHIMQVQERLNFLRFLLKDGQLWLCADQAEQIWQCLAEQGVFVSDREACFKWFSKLMGDEPDLDPAINKDFFQNNILQLDPTLLTESGIKCYERFFKAVNSKEGKLKLKRRTFLMDDVDLIGTDYLWRVVTNSPEEIANRGIELLKEVNTNLGPRLQSSVLAFHETYIAECMDRLKAHYDTVTVLSRVYLDGKEEREEQMTNKIKMEAIKMCRVMKVLQEYINECDTAFPGERKILPLHRAARGKHLSLVIRFASPGRNVDDIDIFTHSNDTLASLRRQILRRIKASGTNVKLDLFINGDSLEQSDDRKLLSQIPLRDKMLLSAKLSQVNSNMPSSPDSSSDSSTSSPHHPYDGLNVEAENSLPGVVMSQRSQYATFFFQLADLGCMLQHSQLRDGARNLLQLVPPDTFTVTRLQWLFGHYKDDEALQNPSQYHCNEQNTTVDSLFFTASPSQVLYNLEVLYTLLMPALEPMSDRAFEFQYNFIKSGEAGVILDMLTKNKFLPNADETTKRSAYLTVLRLCKLLLTVMGNVMACVMDEVQQTGTPENHDNHVNNRGRVAVLKQALQSVPNQSTEYMLRSVAAKLAQHLSHRMLSGGPEADRCRQLFVQALSWELPDVATIRAIIRLAWAASTGNLNNINASNEVLHSMHEINQKEQRNPDNNDVLVCKEALEVLTIALVLNPSALETLSRDKIWHTFLIDLVLLSTSRAIRIAASEQFFLISTWCSGGHQTLLVTITLLFAVLNTIVMENAKQSHEYFQLLCRLLNFAHMSGCPLTTAETLLNVEIAWLKKVRDNMKETGETQVDEALLEGHLGLTKELLAFLPPSQKYEIGSDEKHGVNLIKELVEDFVFPASRLMLQLRSTGELSPSQACPVCSTPQSTSAAFDLLVGLCVGCVPNMKLLVTMLTDMFYSEKDEPLAEWDYLPPVGHRPLKGFVGLKNAGATCYMNSVLQQLYMVESIRVGLLAAEGAATDLNEDFSGEERIEGEQTIETNDNDTNEEKCGADESRKEYNIGILKQVQAIFGHLAYSKLQYYIPRGLWKHFKLQGEPVNLREQQDAVEFFMSLVESLDEALKALGHEQIMGKILGGSYSDQKICKGCPHRYSKEEPFSVISVDIRNHSNLLDSLEQYVKGELLEGADAYHCDKCNKKVVTVKRLCVKKLPPILAIQLKRFEYDFERVCAIKFNDYFEFPRDLDMEPYTVSGLAKLEGEVIDCDYEESVKGTCTKYQLTGIVVHSGQASGGHYYSYILHRLNDGTAKWYKFDDGDVTECKMEEEEEMKSQCFGGDYLGEVFDHMLKRMSYRKQKRWWNAYMLFYTRLDVEENSLMKSVNELSLYTKLGVMKMPPAIEYSVRKQNIKFMHHRNQFSAEYFQFIKKLVFCNPLNINRQNLNEKLSPEAEELAMLSIQLASRFLFYTGFHTKKTLRGTATDWYDIICHHLRSTKAVRSWFANEVLFNHPHRFCEYLLSCPSTEVRTAFLKILVFLAHVSLQDGPCAPPSLNAPTILLDPVATLSDHLLHAVLSLLHREISDHGRHLPHYFSLFHAYASLGLAEKAQLLKLNVPVTFMLVAIDEGPGPTIKYQYPELTKLHQVVSMLIRCCDVSSKAHSSHTQTRAEPLPNPYGDPACQSEYLMPIQPQAADILFVRTSYIKKLIEDANVTEDTVKLLQYCCWENPHLSRTVLSELLWQIGFAYTHELRHHTDLLLTILLMEDSWQTHRVHNALKGVPDEREGLFETIQRSKNHYQKRAYQCIKCMVQLFSKCRPAHQLLHHSPELKRKWSHAIDWLHDELDKRPYASTAPYTHAYNNWSPPAQSNDSANGYVLERSNSARKTLERACELCPDEEPEVEDTSEDCAEESEKRVFTYQTSNSYKSNIYDAKYSFRTSKRRNNRALGWASMDYPDFTVIQQMQEEQQPQPGPSPVHTPHLALQMHNPQNCESSQNTSQDP